From a single Eremothecium sinecaudum strain ATCC 58844 chromosome III, complete sequence genomic region:
- the EAR1 gene encoding Ear1p (Syntenic homolog of Ashbya gossypii ADL279W; Syntenic homolog of Saccharomyces cerevisiae YMR171C (EAR1)), which translates to MILLFVITLLQRRVDALPVSTEKPSNDYLMFYNSDQPNIEMAFFSISMLFMIFCYLLLTVMYYMVKLLARRYFANGILLSSGEASSGNIRGDTDDWHNNLDDEEEVRHKVALLSPQEQFYYKQGEEFIKQNPPLTLSSNTVAGNGDSNGSRPSAAEDMVMNEQTRLYIEEEGAHAWEFKPSLNLPEDSVIVENKTELTFLNYNTDVSVTTNLPIPVVNRVYYFECKIFEVNNSSANSSRNHEPSDNELMSFGLSTCPYPYFRLPGRHHHSVAYDSSGGRRLNNSFNLSPELAQAFPKCEKGDVIGVGYRTRSGTVFFTRNGTKLKEKHIGGHIRGWKFRYLYPIIGANFPCKIHVNFGTYGFVFIEANVKKWGYAKANGVKLPPPAYDEYNQDMLLESSYEDEISDAESLTSLTDDIYDNRGLLPPPPGFEFSTSTDTYGDQYTMGSLPMEPPGYSSDGNGLVQGKVNNEAAETDIPGETGEENESQELDELSQEDIHANTFANQFMNACSP; encoded by the coding sequence ATGATATTGCTGTTCGTGATTACATTGCTTCAAAGGCGGGTGGATGCCCTCCCGGTAAGCACCGAGAAGCCTTCAAACGATTATTTGATGTTCTATAATTCAGACCAACCTAATATTGAAATGGCTTTTTTCAGTATTAGTATGTTATTTATGATTTTCTGTTATCTGTTATTAACGGTGATGTACTACATGGTGAAGTTGCTAGCCAGGCGTTACTTTGCGAATGGTATTCTATTGTCTAGCGGTGAAGCTAGTAGCGGGAATATTAGAGGCGATACTGACGATTGGCACAATAACTTggacgatgaagaagaagttagACATAAGGTGGCATTGCTTTCACCTCAAGAGCAGTTTTATTATAAACAAGGCGAGGAATTTATAAAACAGAATCCTCCTTTAACACTTTCATCCAATACCGTTGCTGGCAACGGCGATAGTAATGGTAGTCGTCCTTCAGCTGCCGAAGATATGGTAATGAACGAGCAAACACGTCTTTATATTGAGGAGGAAGGTGCTCATGCATGGGAATTCAAGCCTTCTTTGAACTTACCCGAGGATTCTGTAATTGTTGAAAACAAAACTGAACTTACATTTTTAAATTATAATACAGATGTGAGTGTAACAACCAATTTACCTATTCCTGTTGTTAACAGGGTGTACTACTTTGAATGCAAGATTTTTGAAGTAAATAATTCTTCTGCTAACTCTAGCCGAAACCACGAACCATCTGATAATGAGTTGATGTCATTTGGCTTGTCTACATGCCCATACCCATATTTCAGACTACCCGGTAGACATCATCATTCTGTTGCATATGATTCCAGTGGTGGCCGCAGACTTAACAATTCTTTCAATCTTTCTCCAGAGCTAGCCCAAGCTTTCCCAAAATGTGAAAAGGGCGATGTTATTGGAGTCGGGTATAGGACACGCAGTGGAACCGTTTTTTTCACTCGTAACGGTACGAAACTGAAAGAAAAACACATAGGTGGACATATCCGAGGCTGGAAATTCAGATATTTGTACCCAATCATTGGTGCAAATTTCCCATGCAAAATACATGTAAATTTTGGCACTTACGGTTTTGTATTTATTGAGGCAAACGTAAAAAAATGGGGGTACGCCAAGGCAAATGGTGTAAAGCTGCCTCCCCCTGCATACGACGAATATAATCAGGATATGTTATTGGAAAGCAGTTACGAAGATGAAATTTCAGATGCAGAGAGCCTGACAAGCCTAACTGATGACATTTACGACAATAGAGGGTTGCTTCCTCCACCTCCTGGGTTTGAATTTAGCACATCCACGGACACATATGGTGATCAATATACCATGGGATCCTTGCCTATGGAGCCACCTGGATATTCTTCGGATGGGAATGGACTTGTTCAAGGTAAAGTTAACAATGAGGCGGCAGAAACAGATATACCCGGAGAAACAGGGGAAGAAAATGAATCACAGGAATTGGATGAACTTTCACAAGAGGACATACATGCAAACACTTTTGCAAATCAATTTATGAACGCATGTTCTCCTTAA
- the PHO2 gene encoding Pho2p (Syntenic homolog of Ashbya gossypii AFL202C; Syntenic homolog of Saccharomyces cerevisiae YDL106C (PHO2)): protein MDNFSYAGGEFDHFSQEFAPPEDILGGGSAGPRSEHGDHAESMESGDHSPGHVNEVLSEAHGVDCEKPKSKRTRATGEALELLKKEFDVNPNPNAQNRKRISEQTGLPEKNVRIWFQNRRAKYRKSDRTFNQRTAATDMNRFGSISVTVEYDKVPLNINENYYFLDVNSLTVGSWKRLKSGNLHSESFPSIKSMSNLSPTSINTIMSNATDLIVLISKKNFEINYFFSAIANNTKILFRIFFPINSIVNCSLIKHSDSMKKDQDDSSSVVPETTSDTDHVCELKLNVSKPPKFAVYFSDMNDELTTNQWSICEDFSEGRQVSDAYVGGSNFPHILTGLDRSIEFMNSWILEFNNAFTVMQPSQPQPQHLNHHQPHHLLHHQSQQPSSHPEDPAQTMVLQPESNSLAQSSFFRNYGSHSTDDILDIQGTDQYESTHTTNTEFTSSVAATVGANFLAGHLAETQIPKTPDFLNQHPELHNDDQHGLNSLLHFNDQPHTSNPEQYY from the coding sequence ATGGACAACTTTAGCTACGCTGGTGGGGAGTTTGATCACTTTAGCCAAGAATTTGCACCACCTGAAGATATATTAGGCGGTGGGTCTGCGGGCCCGCGGTCTGAGCATGGGGATCATGCAGAATCGATGGAGTCGGGCGACCATTCGCCAGGTCACGTGAACGAGGTTTTGTCGGAGGCCCACGGTGTTGATTGCGAGAAACCAAAGTCGAAGCGCACTAGGGCAACTGGAGAGGCGTTAGAGCTGCTCAAGAAAGAGTTTGATGTGAATCCTAACCCTAACGCACAAAATAGAAAGCGGATCTCTGAGCAAACAGGCCTGCCTGAAAAAAACGTGCGCATCTGGTTTCAGAACAGAAGAGCGAAGTATCGGAAGAGTGACAGGACATTTAATCAACGCACAGCAGCGACAGACATGAACCGATTTGGATCTATCTCAGTGACTGTGGAGTACGACAAAGTCCCTTTGAACATTAATGAAAACTACTATTTCTTGGATGTAAATTCCCTAACTGTGGGCAGTTGGAAGCGATTGAAGAGTGGTAATTTGCATAGTGAAAGTTTCCCCAGCATCAAGAGTATGTCGAATCTCTCGCCTACCTCTATTAACACAATAATGTCCAATGCTACCGATCTTATAGTGCTCATTTCGAAGAAGAATTTTGAGATTAACTACTTCTTTTCTGCAATTGCAAACAACACCAAAATCCTTTTTAGAATCTTCTTCCCAATAAACAGTATCGTGAACTGCTCCTTGATTAAGCACTCGGATAGCATGAAGAAGGACCAGGATGATTCTAGCAGTGTAGTGCCGGAAACTACGTCTGATACGGACCATGTTTGCGAGTTGAAACTAAATGTTTCAAAGCCACCAAAGTTTGCCGTGTATTTTTCTGATATGAACGACGAACTAACTACTAACCAGTGGTCTATTTGTGAGGATTTCTCCGAGGGAAGGCAGGTTAGCGATGCATACGTAGGAGGTTCCAACTTTCCACATATACTCACCGGACTGGACAGATCCATTGAATTTATGAATTCATGGATTTTGGAATTTAATAATGCATTTACAGTGATGCAGCCGTCACAGCCCCAACCGCAACATCTTAATCATCACCAACCTCATCACCTGCTTCACCATCAAAGTCAGCAGCCCTCATCCCATCCTGAGGACCCTGCACAGACAATGGTCTTGCAACCTGAATCTAACTCGTTAGCGCAGTCTTCCTTCTTTAGGAATTATGGGTCGCATTCTACTGATGACATCCTCGATATACAAGGCACTGATCAATATGAATCCACTCATACAACTAACACAGAGTTTACAAGCTCGGTTGCGGCAACGGTAGGAGCTAATTTCCTAGCTGGACACTTGGCTGAGACACAAATACCAAAGACTCCTGACTTTTTGAATCAACACCCTGAGCTGCACAATGATGATCAACACGGCTTAAATAGTTTGTTGCATTTCAATGATCAGCCTCATACCAGTAATCCGGAGCAGTATTACTGA
- the HUL5 gene encoding ubiquitin-ubiquitin ligase HUL5 (Syntenic homolog of Ashbya gossypii ADL280W; Syntenic homolog of Saccharomyces cerevisiae YGL141W (HUL5)) — MLNFSGTTKRRNVNLRSSKRASKNDLIENARLERERRAKEKRARDAAILIQKYIRSWQTKKCLFRNINLEGLKDSSYGLLLAFSPTLFHFISVDNVKLLIENCQVNTSTIYWKLNQLLGIVPEYGVDIGILNVLLDKLNSTSFDVHSIRSVGEGEDNESVIKHRVKKLVDSRLAIIRCTKEELEMDFIRALLKVVPRDLKVMDRETPYWSSLLTIELDSVATRQNLELFLKAVLERIDPAIIRFEEVPPMDTIYYLIYLLSGTSGDASNRLCEIIALQIDRDPLFKFEEKHEFFRYVENLYSYKVAGTLCEYFRTKSVAKASRYANALLRRAPSSRNSEVILLGLVADFIAMNLLIGECVEKGTNDGQEFILLVDCLDMYLSYVSDSVLLGPKSSFATNAVIKFCKIARLKVIDFLLLPTSDYDKHQLHRLLSLLQKLQIRNSRTPFLEKEDGSNFWLIDNATVLRCDITSLVIAFDEFYRNEMDELMDSENNLNDPRMIDKTQWEKIVKAKFFTKKLSNSNWGSLASRKFDVLLRAPFLLPFNDRVSYFEKLIQQDRERLQSRLEGSPMMRFTNFYFPNARRRSATISRENVLEDAFAAYNPIGEAFKEQLAVTFVNEFGPEAGIDGGGITKEFLTSVSDQGFNNDKYGIFKTNDRYELYPSEEAVTQQQLQYLHFLGKVLGRCLYEKVLIDVHFADFFLHKLLNASKNMVCSFDNLSSYDKELHDNLNKLFVMSKEELLQLDLRMEIVDDSTKNLVQLVPNGSKVPVTDTNVRQYAMAIASYKMNSKLYRPTLYFQMGLSVIIPSHWIEMFSSTELSNLIAGEARDIDLADLKSNVSYGDYLDTDPTIRYLWEILAEFSPEERCKFIKFTTSVPRAPLLGFQMLNPKFGIRNAGSDATRLPTASTCVNLLKLPDYQNKELLRQKLLYALNSESRFDLS, encoded by the coding sequence ATGCTGAACTTCAGTGGAACTACTAAGAGAAGGAATGTGAACTTGAGATCATCTAAGAGGGCATCGAAGAATGATTTGATAGAGAACGCGAGACTGGAGAGGGAAAGAAGAGCAAAGGAAAAGCGAGCAAGGGATGCCGCGATCTTAATACAAAAATATATAAGGAGTTGGCAGACAAAGAAATGTTTATTTCGAAATATAAATCTTGAAGGGTTGAAGGACAGTTCTTATGGACTTTTATTGGCATTTTCTCCGACTTTGTTTCATTTCATTTCTGTTGATAATGTTAAACTGCTTATTGAAAACTGTCAAGTAAATACTTCCACGATATATTGGAAATTAAACCAATTGTTAGGTATAGTTCCTGAATATGGTGTTGACATAGGAATCCTAAATGTATTATTGGATAAATTGAATTCCACGAGTTTTGATGTACATTCTATAAGAAGTGTTGGCGAAGGCGAGGATAATGAAAGTGTTATTAAGCATCGTGTGAAAAAGCTAGTTGATTCGAGGCTTGCTATTATAAGATGTACTAAAGAGGAGTTGGAAATGGATTTCATTAGGGCTTTATTAAAAGTAGTGCCTAGAGATCTAAAGGTTATGGATCGGGAAACTCCTTATTGGTCTTCTTTACTAACTATTGAATTAGATTCTGTAGCGACACGGCAGAACTTGGAGCTGTTTTTAAAGGCAGTACTGGAAAGAATTGACCCTGCTATAATCAGATTTGAGGAGGTTCCTCCAATGGATACCATATACTACCTTATATATCTGTTAAGTGGAACTAGCGGTGATGCTTCAAATAGGCTGTGTGAGATAATAGCCTTGCAAATAGACAGAGATCCATTGTTTAAATTTGAAGAGAAACACGAGTTTTTTCGATATGTGGAAAACCTATACTCTTATAAAGTTGCTGGTACCCTCTGTGAATACTTTCGGACCAAGTCCGTTGCTAAAGCCAGTCGCTACGCGAATGCTCTACTACGGCGTGCTCCTAGTTCTCGAAACTCAGAAGTAATATTGCTGGGCTTGGTTGCAGATTTTATTGCAATGAATTTATTAATTGGAGAATGTGTCGAGAAGGGTACCAACGACGGACAAGAGTTTATTCTATTGGTGGATTGCCTAGATATGTACTTGTCGTATGTTAGCGACAGTGTTTTACTAGGCCCAAAGAGTAGCTTTGCTACAAATGCAGTCATTAAATTCTGCAAAATTGCAAGATTGAAAGTGATAGATTTTCTGCTACTTCCTACTAGCGACTACGACAAGCATCAGCTGCATCGTTTATTATCTTTGCTGCAGAAACTGCAGATCAGAAACTCTAGAACACCATTCTTAGAGAAAGAGGATGGTTCAAATTTCTGGCTTATTGACAATGCTACAGTGCTAAGATGTGATATCACCTCCCTTGTAATAGCATTCGACGAGTTTTACCGCAATGAGATGGATGAGCTCATGGATAGCGAAAATAACTTAAATGATCCACGAATGATAGACAAAACACAGTGGGAGAAAATCGTGAAGGCTAAGTTCTTCACAAAAAAGCTATCGAACTCAAACTGGGGCTCTCTAGCTTCCAGAAAGTTCGATGTCCTTCTCAGAGCGCCTTTCTTGCTTCCATTCAACGATAGAGTTTCCtattttgaaaagttgaTCCAACAAGATAGGGAACGGTTACAATCAAGGCTAGAGGGCAGCCCTATGATGCGGTTTACAAACTTTTACTTCCCCAATGCTCGCCGCCGCAGTGCAACTATTTCAAGAGAGAATGTGTTGGAGGATGCGTTCGCTGCATATAATCCTATCGGTGAGGCCTTCAAAGAGCAGCTGGCTGTCACTTTTGTAAACGAGTTTGGACCCGAAGCAGGAATTGATGGTGGAGGCATTACGAAAGAGTTCCTCACAAGTGTTAGTGACCAAGGCTTTAATAACGACAAGTATGGAATCTTTAAAACTAATGACCGGTATGAGCTATACCCTTCCGAGGAAGCCGTCACACAACAGCAGCTCCAATATCTGCATTTCTTAGGTAAAGTCCTCGGAAGGTGTCTCTACGAGAAAGTCCTGATAGACGTACATTTTGCAGACTTCTTTCTGCACAAGTTGTTGAATGCATCCAAGAACATGGTGTGCTCTTTTGACAACCTCTCCTCCTACGATAAAGAACTTCACGACAATCTCAACAAATTGTTCGTAATGTCAAAAGAAGAACTACTACAGCTGGACCTACGGATGGAGATCGTCGATGATTCTACCAAAAACCTTGTACAATTAGTCCCTAATGGATCCAAGGTACCAGTAACCGACACAAACGTCCGTCAATATGCAATGGCCATCGCCAGCTATAAGATGAATTCGAAACTTTATAGGCCAACGCTGTACTTTCAAATGGGCCTATCTGTAATAATACCTTCCCACTGGATAGAAATGTTCAGCAGCACTGAGCTAAGCAACCTAATTGCTGGAGAGGCGCGTGATATTGACCTTGCTGACCTAAAATCAAACGTCTCTTATGGTGACTATTTAGATACCGACCCTACAATACGCTACCTATGGGAGATTCTTGCCGAATTCAGTCCTGAAGAGCGTTGCAAGTTTATCAAATTTACAACATCAGTACCAAGGGCTCCTTTATTAGGTTTCCAAATGCTTAATCCAAAATTTGGCATTAGAAATGCAGGGAGCGATGCTACCAGACTTCCAACGGCTTCTACCTGTGTTAACTTACTTAAGTTGCCTGACTATCAAAACAAAGAATTGCTAAGGCAAAAACTACTCTACGCATTAAACTCCGAGTCACGGTTTGACCTATCATGA
- the ALD2 gene encoding aldehyde dehydrogenase (NAD(+)) ALD2 (Syntenic homolog of Ashbya gossypii AFL201W; Syntenic homolog of Saccharomyces cerevisiae YMR170C (ALD2) and YMR169C (ALD3); Tandem gene duplication in Saccharomyces cerevisiae) yields the protein MFTNITIPQLGLTVKQPLGLFINNEFVASSTGDTIDTYNPCTKELITSFYAGSEQDVDRAVLAARNAYENSWRYTTPRERADLLDRLYEVLKEEKHVLGAIEALDAGKPFNFNAAGDVEHLLDVTKYYAGAADKFNGGESRALNQDKFSYTVKEPYGVVAQIIPWNYPLSIAGWKIKGCLAAGNCIVIKPAENTSLSLLYFAQMFVKAGFPPGVVNVVPGYGNIVGARLSAHPDVDKISFTGSTEVGQKVMSAAALSNMKDVKLECGGKSPAVVFEDADLENTIKQVAFGIYYNTGQCCSANSRIYVQDSIYDKFIAQFREHVTNTWKYSANLDVFDDECVYGPLISQVQFDRVCKYINHGKNVEKLECIEMGEWPEKGYFIPPIFFLNVPQDSKLMKEEIFGPVAVIAKFHDYDEVIKKANDSKYGLAACVFTENVRLAQRFIRDARAGTVWVNSSNDEEVILPFGGYKMSGIGRELGAAGMDSYLQTKAVLTNL from the coding sequence ATGTTTACTAATATTACCATTCCACAACTTGGATTGACTGTAAAGCAGCCATTAGGGTTATTTATCAATAATGAGTTTGTTGCTTCGAGCACAGGGGATACTATTGATACTTACAACCCCTGTACGAAAGAATTGATAACCTCATTCTATGCCGGGAGTGAGCAAGATGTCGATAGAGCAGTTTTAGCGGCTCGCAACGCGTATGAGAACAGCTGGAGATATACGACCCCTCGGGAACGGGCGGACCTCCTTGATCGGTTATACGAGGTGCTTAAAGAGGAAAAGCATGTGCTGGGTGCAATTGAGGCGCTGGATGCAGGAAAGCCGTTTAATTTCAATGCGGCTGGCGATGTGGAGCATTTGCTCGACGTTACGAAGTATTATGCTGGGGCTGCAGATAAGTTTAACGGCGGCGAGTCACGTGCTTTGAATCAAGATAAGTTTTCCTATACAGTGAAAGAGCCATACGGTGTTGTTGCACAGATAATTCCATGGAATTATCCGCTTTCGATAGCTGGATGGAAGATCAAGGGCTGCTTAGCGGCGGGGAACTGTATTGTTATCAAACCTGCCGAGAACACTAGCTTGTCGCTGTTATACTTTGCGCAGATGTTCGTAAAAGCGGGGTTCCCGCCTGGTGTAGTAAATGTTGTTCCTGGTTATGGAAATATTGTAGGTGCAAGACTTTCAGCGCATCCTGATGTTGATAAAATCAGCTTTACAGGAAGTACTGAGGTAGGGCAGAAGGTTATGTCCGCCGCCGCGCTATCGAACATGAAGGACGTGAAATTGGAATGTGGAGGTAAAAGTCCGGCTGTTGTATTTGAAGATGCTGACCTCGAAAATACGATCAAGCAAGTGGCATTTGGTATATACTATAATACCGGTCAGTGCTGCAGTGCTAATTCTCGAATCTACGTTCAGGATTCTATATATGATAAATTCATCGCGCAATTCCGTGAACATGTGACTAACACCTGGAAATACAGTGCTAACCTTGATGTTTTTGACGATGAATGTGTCTATGGCCCATTGATCTCACAGGTTCAATTTGATCGTGTTTGTAAGTACATCAACCACGGTAAAAACGTGGAGAAGTTAGAATGCATTGAAATGGGAGAATGGCCCGAAAAAGGTTACTTCATTCCTCCAATATTCTTCCTCAATGTCCCACAGGACTCCAAATTAATGAAGGAAGAGATTTTTGGTCCTGTTGCCGTCATTGCTAAGTTCCATGACTATGATGAAGTTATCAAAAAGGCTAATGACTCAAAGTACGGTTTAGCCGCCTGCGTTTTTACTGAGAATGTGCGTTTGGCTCAAAGGTTTATCAGAGACGCGAGGGCGGGTACTGTATGGGTAAACTCATCAAATGACGAAGAAGTCATTCTGCCATTTGGAGGATATAAGATGAGTGGAATTGGCAGAGAGTTAGGAGCTGCTGGCATGGACTCTTATCTACAAACAAAAGCCGTATTAACGAACTTATAG